A genomic region of Solanum dulcamara chromosome 2, daSolDulc1.2, whole genome shotgun sequence contains the following coding sequences:
- the LOC129880095 gene encoding alpha/beta hydrolase domain-containing protein VTE7-like isoform X2, which produces MLTLLSAGAGGSPPPAFHLIEPNLKWSNSRRLRIWAGEFPDFLPKQVEKIKDPYARKLASRIDRIPVNLSKGCVMSSCVKPKEQTDANPVVLLHGFDSSCLEWRYTLPMLEEAGLETWAVDILGWGFSDLGRLPLCDVASKRDHLYQCNIILSVQDQVHSYTPLCIVQNAMVLYPVMQHKEGLWSTYIKRPMVLVGPSLGSAVAIDFSVKYPEAVHRLVLIDASVYTEGTGNLATLPKAVAYAGIGRLHCSLPWWEDALVNFMISGGYNVISQIEHVKQNTLIIWGEDDQIIDYKLAVRLHCELPNAILRQIPKCGHIPHVEKPDAVSRLIVDFVRPDQAQRANPESVPTISVPA; this is translated from the exons ATGTTGACACTGCTCTCAGCCGGAGCCGGCGGCTCTCCGCCTCCGGCATTTCACCTAATCGAACCCAATTTGAAATGGTCCAATTCGAGGCGTTTAAGGATTTGGGCTGGTGAATTTCCCGATTTTCTTCCTAAACAAGTGGAGAAGATTAAAGACCCTTATGCAAGAAAGCTGGCTTCACGAATTGACAGAATACCA GTGAACTTATCGAAGGGATGTGTCATGAGTAGTTGTGTGAAGCCAAAAGAACAGACAGACGCCAATCCAGTTGTGCTTCTTCATGGTTTTGATAG CTCATGTTTAGAGTGGAGGTACACACTTCCGATGCTTGAGGAGGCTGGATTGGAGACATGGGCAGTTGATATCCTTGGATGGGGTTTCTCTGATTTAG GAAGGCTTCCACTGTGTGATGTAGCTTCCAAGCGTGATCATCTTTACCAG TGTAATATAATACTTAGCGTGCAGGATCAAGTACACAGTTATACCCCATTGTGCATTGTGCAGAATGCAATGGTATTATATCCAGTTATGCAGCATAAAGAAGGG CTGTGGTCTACCTACATCAAGAGGCCAATGGTACTTGTCGGACCTAGTCTTGGATCTGCTGTTGCTATTGATTTTTCTGTTAAATATCCAGAAGCT GTTCATAGGCTGGTTTTAATTGATGCAAGTGTTTACACGGAAGGTACAGGAAACCTTGCAACCTTACCCAAAGCAGTAGCTTATGCTGGG ATTGGCCGCTTACATTGTTCATTACCTTGGTGGGAGGATGCATTGGTGAATTTCATGATCAGTGGAGGTTACAATGTCATTTCTCAGATAGAACAT GTCAAGCAAAATACACTAATAATTTGGGGTGAAGATGATCAGATTATTGACTACAAGCTTGCAGTG AGATTGCATTGTGAGCTTCCAAATGCAATTCTACGCCAAATACCGAAGTGTGGCCATATCCCTCATGTGGAGAAGCCTGATGCTGTCTCCAGGTTGATAGTGGACTTTGTTCGCCCTGACCAAGCACAAAGGGCAAATCCTGAATCGGTCCCCACCATCTCAGTTCCAGCTTGA
- the LOC129880095 gene encoding alpha/beta hydrolase domain-containing protein VTE7-like isoform X1: MLTLLSAGAGGSPPPAFHLIEPNLKWSNSRRLRIWAGEFPDFLPKQVEKIKDPYARKLASRIDRIPVNLSKGCVMSSCVKPKEQTDANPVVLLHGFDSSCLEWRYTLPMLEEAGLETWAVDILGWGFSDLGRLPLCDVASKRDHLYQCNIILSVQDQVHSYTPLCIVQNAMVLYPVMQHKEGLWSTYIKRPMVLVGPSLGSAVAIDFSVKYPEAVHRLVLIDASVYTEGTGNLATLPKAVAYAGVYLLKSLPLRLYATSLVFNGLPLSTCIDWTNIGRLHCSLPWWEDALVNFMISGGYNVISQIEHVKQNTLIIWGEDDQIIDYKLAVRLHCELPNAILRQIPKCGHIPHVEKPDAVSRLIVDFVRPDQAQRANPESVPTISVPA; encoded by the exons ATGTTGACACTGCTCTCAGCCGGAGCCGGCGGCTCTCCGCCTCCGGCATTTCACCTAATCGAACCCAATTTGAAATGGTCCAATTCGAGGCGTTTAAGGATTTGGGCTGGTGAATTTCCCGATTTTCTTCCTAAACAAGTGGAGAAGATTAAAGACCCTTATGCAAGAAAGCTGGCTTCACGAATTGACAGAATACCA GTGAACTTATCGAAGGGATGTGTCATGAGTAGTTGTGTGAAGCCAAAAGAACAGACAGACGCCAATCCAGTTGTGCTTCTTCATGGTTTTGATAG CTCATGTTTAGAGTGGAGGTACACACTTCCGATGCTTGAGGAGGCTGGATTGGAGACATGGGCAGTTGATATCCTTGGATGGGGTTTCTCTGATTTAG GAAGGCTTCCACTGTGTGATGTAGCTTCCAAGCGTGATCATCTTTACCAG TGTAATATAATACTTAGCGTGCAGGATCAAGTACACAGTTATACCCCATTGTGCATTGTGCAGAATGCAATGGTATTATATCCAGTTATGCAGCATAAAGAAGGG CTGTGGTCTACCTACATCAAGAGGCCAATGGTACTTGTCGGACCTAGTCTTGGATCTGCTGTTGCTATTGATTTTTCTGTTAAATATCCAGAAGCT GTTCATAGGCTGGTTTTAATTGATGCAAGTGTTTACACGGAAGGTACAGGAAACCTTGCAACCTTACCCAAAGCAGTAGCTTATGCTGGG GTCTACTTGTTGAAAAGTCTCCCACTTCGCTTATATGCAACTTCATTAGTTTTCAATGGCTTACCATTAAGTACCTGCATAGACTGGACTAAT ATTGGCCGCTTACATTGTTCATTACCTTGGTGGGAGGATGCATTGGTGAATTTCATGATCAGTGGAGGTTACAATGTCATTTCTCAGATAGAACAT GTCAAGCAAAATACACTAATAATTTGGGGTGAAGATGATCAGATTATTGACTACAAGCTTGCAGTG AGATTGCATTGTGAGCTTCCAAATGCAATTCTACGCCAAATACCGAAGTGTGGCCATATCCCTCATGTGGAGAAGCCTGATGCTGTCTCCAGGTTGATAGTGGACTTTGTTCGCCCTGACCAAGCACAAAGGGCAAATCCTGAATCGGTCCCCACCATCTCAGTTCCAGCTTGA
- the LOC129880095 gene encoding alpha/beta hydrolase domain-containing protein VTE7-like isoform X3 codes for MLTLLSAGAGGSPPPAFHLIEPNLKWSNSRRLRIWAGEFPDFLPKQVEKIKDPYARKLASRIDRIPVNLSKGCVMSSCVKPKEQTDANPVVLLHGFDSSCLEWRYTLPMLEEAGLETWAVDILGWGFSDLGRLPLCDVASKRDHLYQLWSTYIKRPMVLVGPSLGSAVAIDFSVKYPEAVHRLVLIDASVYTEGTGNLATLPKAVAYAGVYLLKSLPLRLYATSLVFNGLPLSTCIDWTNIGRLHCSLPWWEDALVNFMISGGYNVISQIEHVKQNTLIIWGEDDQIIDYKLAVRLHCELPNAILRQIPKCGHIPHVEKPDAVSRLIVDFVRPDQAQRANPESVPTISVPA; via the exons ATGTTGACACTGCTCTCAGCCGGAGCCGGCGGCTCTCCGCCTCCGGCATTTCACCTAATCGAACCCAATTTGAAATGGTCCAATTCGAGGCGTTTAAGGATTTGGGCTGGTGAATTTCCCGATTTTCTTCCTAAACAAGTGGAGAAGATTAAAGACCCTTATGCAAGAAAGCTGGCTTCACGAATTGACAGAATACCA GTGAACTTATCGAAGGGATGTGTCATGAGTAGTTGTGTGAAGCCAAAAGAACAGACAGACGCCAATCCAGTTGTGCTTCTTCATGGTTTTGATAG CTCATGTTTAGAGTGGAGGTACACACTTCCGATGCTTGAGGAGGCTGGATTGGAGACATGGGCAGTTGATATCCTTGGATGGGGTTTCTCTGATTTAG GAAGGCTTCCACTGTGTGATGTAGCTTCCAAGCGTGATCATCTTTACCAG CTGTGGTCTACCTACATCAAGAGGCCAATGGTACTTGTCGGACCTAGTCTTGGATCTGCTGTTGCTATTGATTTTTCTGTTAAATATCCAGAAGCT GTTCATAGGCTGGTTTTAATTGATGCAAGTGTTTACACGGAAGGTACAGGAAACCTTGCAACCTTACCCAAAGCAGTAGCTTATGCTGGG GTCTACTTGTTGAAAAGTCTCCCACTTCGCTTATATGCAACTTCATTAGTTTTCAATGGCTTACCATTAAGTACCTGCATAGACTGGACTAAT ATTGGCCGCTTACATTGTTCATTACCTTGGTGGGAGGATGCATTGGTGAATTTCATGATCAGTGGAGGTTACAATGTCATTTCTCAGATAGAACAT GTCAAGCAAAATACACTAATAATTTGGGGTGAAGATGATCAGATTATTGACTACAAGCTTGCAGTG AGATTGCATTGTGAGCTTCCAAATGCAATTCTACGCCAAATACCGAAGTGTGGCCATATCCCTCATGTGGAGAAGCCTGATGCTGTCTCCAGGTTGATAGTGGACTTTGTTCGCCCTGACCAAGCACAAAGGGCAAATCCTGAATCGGTCCCCACCATCTCAGTTCCAGCTTGA
- the LOC129880095 gene encoding alpha/beta hydrolase domain-containing protein VTE7-like isoform X4 gives MSSCVKPKEQTDANPVVLLHGFDSSCLEWRYTLPMLEEAGLETWAVDILGWGFSDLGRLPLCDVASKRDHLYQCNIILSVQDQVHSYTPLCIVQNAMVLYPVMQHKEGLWSTYIKRPMVLVGPSLGSAVAIDFSVKYPEAVHRLVLIDASVYTEGTGNLATLPKAVAYAGVYLLKSLPLRLYATSLVFNGLPLSTCIDWTNIGRLHCSLPWWEDALVNFMISGGYNVISQIEHVKQNTLIIWGEDDQIIDYKLAVRLHCELPNAILRQIPKCGHIPHVEKPDAVSRLIVDFVRPDQAQRANPESVPTISVPA, from the exons ATGAGTAGTTGTGTGAAGCCAAAAGAACAGACAGACGCCAATCCAGTTGTGCTTCTTCATGGTTTTGATAG CTCATGTTTAGAGTGGAGGTACACACTTCCGATGCTTGAGGAGGCTGGATTGGAGACATGGGCAGTTGATATCCTTGGATGGGGTTTCTCTGATTTAG GAAGGCTTCCACTGTGTGATGTAGCTTCCAAGCGTGATCATCTTTACCAG TGTAATATAATACTTAGCGTGCAGGATCAAGTACACAGTTATACCCCATTGTGCATTGTGCAGAATGCAATGGTATTATATCCAGTTATGCAGCATAAAGAAGGG CTGTGGTCTACCTACATCAAGAGGCCAATGGTACTTGTCGGACCTAGTCTTGGATCTGCTGTTGCTATTGATTTTTCTGTTAAATATCCAGAAGCT GTTCATAGGCTGGTTTTAATTGATGCAAGTGTTTACACGGAAGGTACAGGAAACCTTGCAACCTTACCCAAAGCAGTAGCTTATGCTGGG GTCTACTTGTTGAAAAGTCTCCCACTTCGCTTATATGCAACTTCATTAGTTTTCAATGGCTTACCATTAAGTACCTGCATAGACTGGACTAAT ATTGGCCGCTTACATTGTTCATTACCTTGGTGGGAGGATGCATTGGTGAATTTCATGATCAGTGGAGGTTACAATGTCATTTCTCAGATAGAACAT GTCAAGCAAAATACACTAATAATTTGGGGTGAAGATGATCAGATTATTGACTACAAGCTTGCAGTG AGATTGCATTGTGAGCTTCCAAATGCAATTCTACGCCAAATACCGAAGTGTGGCCATATCCCTCATGTGGAGAAGCCTGATGCTGTCTCCAGGTTGATAGTGGACTTTGTTCGCCCTGACCAAGCACAAAGGGCAAATCCTGAATCGGTCCCCACCATCTCAGTTCCAGCTTGA
- the LOC129880096 gene encoding PLASMODESMATA CALLOSE-BINDING PROTEIN 3-like, with protein MAAFVLSLILLLALTGYSSGANYCVCKDGSGDQVLQKNIDYACGNGADCTGILQNGPCYNPNTIKDHCSYAVNSYYQRKAATGATCDFSGTATLTSTLPSSTSSACYQTTGGNTGGTTTPTAPGTTTNPGIGTGTGTSTGTGTGTSTGTNTGINNPTFGLGPTGSGGYNPDGSGTEALHQNRLFFAIALLFTSSLLVVCLRV; from the exons ATGGCTGCTTTTGTACTGTCTTTAATACTTCTCTTGGCTTTAACTGGTTACTCAA GTGGTGCTAATTACTGTGTGTGCAAAGATGGGTCTGGGGACCAAGTTCTGCAGAAAAATATAGACTATGCCTGTGGAAATGGAGCTGACTGTACTGGTATCCTTCAAAATGGCCCTTGCTACAACCCAAACACTATCAAAGATCACTGCTCCTATGCTGTAAATAGCTATTATCAGAGGAAGGCTGCAACTGGTGCTACTTGTGACTTCTCTGGAACAGCAACTTTGACTTCAACTCTACCATCCT CCACTAGTTCTGCATGCTACCAGACCACAGGAGG CAACACTGGAGGTACCACAACCCCAACTGCACCAGGAACCACAACAAATCCAGGGATAGGAACTGGGACCGGCACGAGCACAGGCACAGGCACAGGCACAAGCACAGGAACTAATACGGGTATTAACAACCCAACTTTTGGGTTAGGACCAACAGGAAGTGGTGGCTACAACCCAGATGGCAGTGGCACAGAGGCTCTTCATCAAAACAGACTTTTTTTCGCCATAGCACTTTTGTTTACAAGCAGCTTGTTGGTGGTATGCCTAAGAGTGTAA
- the LOC129880097 gene encoding pentatricopeptide repeat-containing protein At1g26460, mitochondrial: MAILIRSRPLIRKLTNFKSITTVPFLSQEPQLAGTPPETTTTPLPPNPSSGSPLYNENWRSPFASTSPSSSSVVPLSGFRQSPAVRIQSMSETLDVEGLMNLFADWITTMRWEDMKQMFELWIRSLDRNGKPNMPNAYLFNHYLRANLMMGATADDLLGLASQMEEYGIVANTASHNLILKAMFQSGAPLSWADKAVKLLERMIETGKEYKEALPDEESYDLVIGLLFKANLIDDALKCIDSALKSGYKLSMIVFNECVLSCVYNNRLDTLVSIIERCKKTDQNKGLLPPWNMCTHLADVALQADNCALAFSSLEFFMKWIVRGETVMPPVLLTVDEGLLVAALGTAGRTYNVKLLNGAWEVLKRSLRQMRTPNPESFIAKVCAHSSVGQLQNAFATLHEFEKTYGSSEEESAEDLFSPFTSLNPLAVACCRNGFVTLDSVYYQLENLSRVDPPVKSLAALNCVILGCANIWDIERAYQTFAAIESTFGLTPDIHSYNALIYAFGKLGKRDEATKVYEHFMDLGVKPNEMTYSLLVDAHLVKREPKAALSVVDEMVNAQYKPSKDILKKIRRRCTREMDYESDLRVDELTKKFNIRMGPENRRNMLFNLRYNMEYAG, translated from the exons ATGGCGATCCTAATTCGATCACGACCGTTGATCAGAAAATTAACAAACTTCAAATCAATCACAACCGTTCCTTTCCTCTCACAAGAACCTCAACTCGCCGGAACTCCGCCGGAAACCACCACTACTCCACTACCACCAAATCCATCTTCGGGCAGCCCACTTTACAATGAAAACTGGAGATCCCCATTCGCATCTACCTCGCCATCATCTTCCTCTGTAGTTCCCTTGAGTGGCTTTCGCCAATCACCAGCTGTGCGTATTCAGTCAATGTCGGAAACACTTGATGTGGAAGGTTTGATGAATTTATTCGCTGATTGGATAACGACGATGAGGTGGGAGGATATGAAACAGATGTTTGAGCTTTGGATTAGGTCGTTGGATAGAAATGGGAAGCCGAATATGCCTAATGCGTATCTGTTTAATCATTACTTGAGAGCTAATTTGATGATGGGTGCTACGGCTGATGATTTGTTGGGATTAGCTAGTCAAATGGAGGAATATGGAATTGTTGCTAATACTGCTTCGCATAATTTGATCTTGAAAGCTATGTTTCAATCTGGTGCACCATTGTCATGGGCTGATAAAGCTGTCAAATTGCTCGAAAG GATGATTGAGACTGGAAAAGAGTATAAAGAAGCTTTGCCTGATGAGGAGTCATATGACTTGGTTATTGGCTTGCTATTTAAAGCAAACCTTATTGATGATGCGTTGAAATGTATTGATTCAGCCTTAAAATCTGGGTATAAGCTATCCATGATTGTATTTAACGAGTGTGTGCTAAGCTGTGTCTACAACAACAGGCTGGATACATTGGTGTCAATAATAGAGAGATGCAAG AAAACAGATCAGAACAAAGGCCTGCTACCGCCTTGGAACATGTGCACACACCTTGCTGATGTTGCACTACAAGCAGATAATTGTGCACTAGCTTTTTCTTCCTTGGAGTTCTTTATGAAATGGATTGTTAGAGGTGAGACTGTGATGCCCCCTGTTTTACTCACTGTTGACGAAGGACTGCTTGTGGCTGCACTTGGAACTGCTGGTAGAACTTACAATGTGAAACTCCTCAATGGTGCTTGGGAAGTCCTTAAGCGCTCACTAAGGCAAATGAGGACCCCTAATCCTGAATCTTTCATTGCGAAGGTATGTGCCCACTCATCAGTGGGACAATTGCAAAACGCTTTTGCTACCCTGCATGAGTTTGAGAAAACTTATGGTAGTTCTGAAGAAGAGAGTGCAGAAGACCTATTTTCTCCCTTTACCTCTTTGAATCCACTGGCTGTTGCTTGCTGCAGGAATGGTTTTGTCACTTTGGACTCT GTTTACTATCAGCTGGAGAATTTGAGTCGAGTAGACCCCCCTGTCAAGTCTCTTGCTGCACTCAATTGTGTAATTTTAGGCTGTGCCAATATATGGGATATTGAACGTGCTTATCAGACATTTGCTGCAATTGAATCCACTTTTGGATTAACCCCAGATATCCATTCATACAATGCGCTGATATATGCATTTGGGAAGCTTGGGAAG AGGGATGAAGCCACAAAAGTCTATGAGCACTTTATGGATTTAGGCGTGAAGCCAAATGAAATGACAtattctctacttgttgatgCTCATCTTGTTAAGCGAGAACCGAAAGCTGCACTTTCAGTAGTTGATGAGATG GTGAATGCCCAGTATAAACCTTCCAAGGACATACTGAAAAAGATCCGAAGACGATGTACTAGAGAGATGGATTATGAATCTGATCTTCGAGTCGATGAGTTGACCAAGAAGTTTAACATCAGGATGGGCCCAGAGAATCGTCGTAACATGCTCTTTAATCTTAGATACAACATGGAATATGCTGGTTAG
- the LOC129880098 gene encoding uncharacterized protein LOC129880098: protein MGQNTGASGKGKKEEEMKKETVEEEEVEEGGEDAEHDEQDGMSVHSPCKPASSALRKEQSQVELEIRLLEALEIYPPAKLRGIHRHFVLYGLTEHLRRSFNRQFAPDDVLKLLDRFYNLDMVKPDDEDAEIINQEEEFCLPQSYFSKEEP from the exons ATGGGGCAGAACACTGGTGCAAGTGgcaaaggaaagaaagaagaagaaatgaaaaaggaaacagtagaagaagaagaagttgaaGAAGGTGGAGAAGACGCAGAACATGATGAGCAAGATGGAATGTCTGTTCATTCTCCTTGTAAACCTGCCTCTTCTGCTCTTCGCAAG GAGCAATCGCAGGTGGAATTGGAGATAAGATTGTTGGAGGCTCTTGAAATCTACCCCCCTGCCAAATTGAGAG GCATCCATCGTCATTTTGTCCTTTATGGCTTAACAGAGCATCTGCGCAGAAG CTTCAATAGGCAATTTGCTCCTGATGATGTTTTGAAGCTGCTGGACCGCTTCTACAACTTAGATATGGTG AAACCAGATGACGAGGATGCTGAAATAATAAATCAGGAGGAAGAGTTTTGCCTACCGCAAAGTTATTTCTCCAAGGAGGAACCTTAA